DNA sequence from the Vicia villosa cultivar HV-30 ecotype Madison, WI linkage group LG3, Vvil1.0, whole genome shotgun sequence genome:
TAGCTTAATTCATATATACTCGATTAACCATGCATATGAacttattaatgattaatatatcctctcgataccgtttatctctaaagcaatatcgtgaatattatcatattaaccattagatgatctctcatgccaacaatcaacatgataatcttaaaagcttgatacaagtgattatcaactcacaaatctatctctagagttttttgattgatagatgaatatcttttaggttaaGGTTTGAAATACATCTTTCAATAGTGATTCAAAACAACAAATAGAACatgaataacaagatattcaccatatattaatcatcaaccaagttcaaacacaaaagattaaaataaatacatatttacaaactaactacctctaatcttgacacaaaaagggatttagctctccatagccatggaaGCTTTAACAACAAGGAACATGAAAAAATTTACTAGCATCAAACTCAAAGGAGATGAAGAAGGATGCTTGGAAAATCTTGAGTTTCTTCTTGaacttagttttttttcttcactTTTCTCTTGCCCTAGGTTGTTGTTATCTAAAGTATGGTGGAAAAGAGGATAAGATCCCCAAAATATCTTCCAAGTGCCTAAAATTACAAGTACCCAAAAAGTAATCTCGCTTAGCGAGATTGGCTCGCTAAGCGAACTAACAAAATATTTACATTCTTCACAGACCTCGCTTAGTGAGATGAGTTCGCTAAGCGAGCTTCAAAAGTTGGTCCGGTTGTGGATTTAGTTCGTGGGAACACACTGCAGGCTCGCTAAGCGAACCTGCTGAAACTTCACTTCTTTATTTTGCTGCCAGGCCTCTTCCAAACCATTTGCTTCACCAAAATGCCTTCCATCCTTGCCCTAACTATAAGTACCTATAAAAAAATAGGAAAAAGTTAAGAAACATACTATTTACCATCaaaactaaattttatttaattacataAGTATTATGAACAATTAAGTGACAATTTAGGACAAGAGTTGCATAATACCACAAAAGTTATGAACAAATATGGGTACCATTTGGTTTCTATCACATATCTTGACATATGATCTTTGAAGCATCAATTTGTATCTGATGTAGACTTTGTTTTCTAATCTTGAGATACTTGAGACTTTTGAAGCAACAGCTCGTTGAAAAGTACACAAGAGATCCTTTTTCTGATTAACATTCAGCATTCCATAGAACTACTCATGTTTCTTCAAAAGTAAAGTATAGAAGTCTTTTTGACGACACCATATATGATGATTCTTTAGACAACATTCCTAAATCATACAGAGTTTCTgatctgcacactcaagaaaacattagaaataaaattatttacatataaagtatatgtgttgttatcatcaaaacttagagataaagtgcataaccaaatcttgttcaAAAATAactttcactacaagaaaaaagaCATTTGAAAACTACTTTCTTGCAGCgtcttttgtaacaccccaattctaccagaatatttaatcgaaaatcagagtataataaTTCCAAAATAAACAACAGGGATATcacattttgttttttaaatcatTTACGGCCTACacgccttcacatagatacatagcacatataaTCAAAATGGGCaatcataaaaattaatttaatcctCCAAATCACttcatcaaataaaataaacctcGCGGCGGAATCCACAAAACTTCACCAAAATCCAGTTTAATCATCATAGCATCTTCACAAATTAAATTTAAGTTACAAACCAAAACAAAACGTcactaaaaattcagcaaacaaataattaaagaaaacacgcgtttccccccgagtgctacgtatcaaagcGACAACCGACTAAACTCATGGCAGCTAATCTTCACTCACTGCCATCACCTGCgcgttgccaatataaaggcaacagaACAagtaaagggtgagatatcaaacaatataaatgaAGTTATGATAAATAGTATATTATGATTCAAGTTATAACATATGTCAATTCTCAATTTCCCCAAAAACGGTTTAAAATTCAAATTCACACAATGTCACAGACAATTCAAATGAATGAGACACgacaaatgcaaatgcatgtggtacctagGGCTTcaacccccatcgccaattgccaataaatagagacATTCCAACAGGCATAAGTTTTCGTCACTGTTCGCCAAATTCAGGCCGTCAACAACATATGCAAGTCATGCGACACAGATGAAATGCAACAATCACAAATACATCGTCAAATTTCGTCACAAAGGCATTTGCCTATATCACCAAAATCACCAATAATCATTGATAAATTATCTTCGCTTCATGTCCGAGCAATTCACAAACTTCACTATATCTCATAATATTTCATCGCATTCAGCACATCGCCAAAACGTCACAAAATCGCGGATACCGGATTATTCCCAAACAAGCCTAATTTATTCTACTTGATTAAATTAGTTCTGGTCTACTTATTTCTGCTCGCTAATTATTTCATTTTCTATTACTGTTATACCTGCCAAATATATAGTGGTACTGCTCCTCAATTATTCTACTAACTAGTATATTACAGCTGCTGCTACTTTAAAAGATTTATTCTGACATGCTATTATTGTTTCCCCTTTCATTACTATTTCATTCGTCTGCTAATTGTtgctaatttaatttaatgtggCTAATTGATTCCAAGGTAAGTctactaaaatttattttataagtgGTAATTAAAATTGCTAACTTAAGATACTCAGTACCTAACACACTAAAGGCTACTCCACTTCTAATTTATTAAATGAGAATTTACAAAAATTTATATAGGACACTCGTCCCACTTGGAGCAACCGTCCCATAAGGGGCTCCCCCACATCACCAAGAGTGTCCGCCCCATGTTAAGGGCCGTCCGTCCCACTCTATATGTGGGACCCTAGTCCCACTCTTCCTCTAAAGAGACACCCGCCCCTAAGTCATGGCACCCACCCCTTAGCTTTCCCTTCCTCTTTCCAGACTTATATTTTTACCGGTCTCAGGGTTAAACCAACACAACATCACTTACATCACAAATCCATTTCTCAATATAGAAATATTTATCGATTATAATTCCAATCATTCCCAATAATCACAGACATCACAATAAAACAAATAAGGTTCATATAGCAGCAATTAGTTTTACATAAAAATTCTAGAACAATAGCACAACAATACTCCACATATCAGAGAAATCAATTGAAACACAGAGACAATATTAATCCCTTGAACCCCACATACAAATTGTCATACCCTCATTTATAGAGAAAGAACcacacccttacctttggatcgaAGGTCACTCTACTTTTCGTTCTGGTCGAAATCTCCAAAATCATTCTGCTAAGTTATCGATCGTATCTCCTCTTCTCCTATTTCTCTCCTTCTCTGCTACTCTGCTATTTTCAATTGCCTCCCAAAAATTATGTTTCTGAGTTTTCAAAACCTAAGGGACACTACCTCACTTCTATTCCAATTTGGGCCACTCAATTGCAGTATAACTCCATAAGCCCACTTGCTTAATACAGTATACCCCCTAACTACTCTATGTCATATTTAAccggttaatttaattaatcagaaaattcccaaaacgctcaatattattctaatactaaaaatatgaaAAGTCACGATTAACTCTCGACCCGCTATCCCGtaataataccgactaaatcgctcAAAATACGCCAAAAAttaataaatactaaaataatCTAAATTAAACGATAAATCgaaatacgggtgttacatctTTCATTTTGTTGACAATAACATGCATATAACAACGACTAATTTAAGTTGCTGGAATAAGTTATATTTTTCTTGACAATCTCATTATCGTTGGGAAAAGTGACTTATCGCAACAATAATTATTGTCGCTGGAAATAATAGACTTTTTAATATGCATACTACAACGGCTAATATAAGGGTTAATATAAGTTGTTGTAATACCATCTCTCTCGCTCGCAAATTTCACACTATTTTTTGATAAAGAGACTTATCACAACAACAACTATTATCgttgaaaaaatatataactatCATCAACTAATTTAAGTCGttgtaataaattattttttacaacAATTTCATTACAGttaaaatattttacttatttttaaaaataactctaacaatatttaaaaaattattgattttataAAAGTACTTCTTTTACACATTTGTCTTTAGTATAAGTGaaaaagtttatgattttttaaagaGTAATCTGTTTGAATTTATTTAGTAACTTATGTATTTAGTCTAATATATACaccaaatataatatttattcaataattttttttaaatatagtgacTACAtagaactatattaatttaaataaaatttttatttattgaaaaataaaaaaatttgtttattcattttccatatttattaaaaaaaagatgaATTAGGAGAAAACAAATCTCCCTCACTCGTATTGTTTTGTTTGTTCCTCGTTAAGTTCTTCTCACCGTATTTCGTTACGCTCTGTTCGCCGCCCTTCGTTGGCTCACTGCcttctgtattttttttttgtcatttgaAGGATTAACTTTTCTCTTAATATCTATTTATTCTTTGAATACATATGTATTTTGTGAAGTTATCCACAACAgttaaataataacaataaccaTTTATTGATTTTGTATAGGAAGGTCCCCAGACATCTAAGTGCATAATCTCAAGCTTCTATTGTAACTTCATTGGCAAGTTGTGTTTGAATGACTTCCTCGTCTGCTTGGCTATGTAACGTTCTTCACAGAGCTGCTTCGGCATTAATTCCAATCTTTGAAAGTCCATACACCATCTTCTTCTTGTGCATCAAGCTAAGACTACAGAAATTGAGATGGTCATACCTCTCGTGCCAaaccaaattttaatttttagttgtGGTTGATGGAAGACATTAATGATCAAACATATTGATAATAATTTTGAATGTTCTATTGGTTGACAAAGGTGCCTTCAAATTTAGTATTGATATTTCATTAAACGCCTTGAGTTCCCATCCTCCCAGACTCATTGTCTAGTTCTTATCAAGTAATTAACCCAAACTTGTCCAATTATTTGTCATTGAAGGAACATACAAGACATTACTGATGATTGCTTCATGTTCATCCTTCTTCTTCACCATAATATTGCCCATTTCTTCTAATGTCACTATGTTGTTGTCATCAAATTGAATTGATCTTTTAATTGATTCATCCTACTTAGTAAACCATACCTATCATATGATTGTTGCAGCCTGTGTCAAGGTACTAAACACTTCCTTTATCTTAAGGAAAATGTGTTGCAGCCAACAAAATGACCTTTTTAGCATCACTACTACCAGCATGAGCAAGTTAAGCCACACTCTTGTCATCACCATTGTCTTTGTTGAAGTAGACGTCTCGAGCACAATGACAAAACTTCTTGCATCAATAGTATTAATAGCATTAGACCTCCTTCATGTCAATCTTCATCTTGACTTTTTGATTATGAATTGCACCATTTCTTGAAAGCTTACCACCGTGAACTCGTGCGCTTCAAGAGATGCTTGCACTTCTTCAACCTTCATCTCTGACAAATCTTTGGAATCTTTAATGGCCTTAACAGTGATCAAACTTGGCAAAGAGATCTCATCACCTTCCCCCATATTTTGCAATTCAGAGATCTTTTCTCCACATGATTTCATCTGATTTGTCAAAGAAACCATCTCAGAGAAGAACTTAACAATagtttcatcatcattcatctgaaaattctcatattgctttcttaaAGATTGTAGCTTTACTTTCTTTAATTTCTCATCTCCACCATACAACTTCTTGAGAGTGTCCCAACCCTCCTTTGTTTCTTGTTCGATAATCTTCTCAAAGTTATTTGAATTTACACGCTGATGGATCAAGAGCAAGCATTTCCCATCTTTCTTGCTCATTTAATGATGATCAATTATTTGTGTCTTAGTAGCATTTGTCTCTAGTGCCAAGAAGCCACCATTCATGATTTCAAACACATCATAGAATCTAAATAATACTTTCATCTGTGCACACCATCTATCATAATTTTCTCCCATGAAAACCGGTGATTGGCTGGGAATTTGGTTGGAGGCAGTGCTTCCATTTACTATAGTTAGAGATTGAGGAACGAACCTATGCTCTCTTGATACCAATCTGTTGGGTAACTTGTGCCTCAAGTTAATAATGGAGAGAATTATATAGTGATTTAGAGAGAGAAGAGTATATTATTGGAACGAAATTGAGGGAATTAAAATTTTACAAATATGTGTTACATCTTTTATAACTATCAGTAATCACATGTAGAAGTATCAGTACCCACGTGTAGAAAACTGAAATACACATATAACATAAAAATGGTTTATGTGGCTTAACCATTTTTAATGAAATTGAATAAGAaatcaaaaagtaaaaaaaagcACAATGCAAGAGGAGGTGGTAATGAGTGACTGGTGAATCAGCTTTTTAATGTTTCCTTCCTCATGTAAGTTCTTCTTTTTCTGATTCCCCATGCATGCGTCATTGAATTTCAGCTAAACATTTAATCTTCttttaaactatttcaaataCAATGTTCTTACTTAGTAGCTAAGAAAATTCATGAAAAGTGTATAGTTTGTATTTGTTTCTTAAGATTGTTGATGTTGATGGAAAAAACATATGCTTTCTCTTTCACTCGGAAAAAGACAGGTTAGTTAGTTTTGCTATTTGGTTATTAAGGTTTTGCAACATTTTCAcgtttactttttcatttttctgtTACTAAAGTTTGTGGTTATTTTTAGAATTGTTGTTTTGCATAAACTAATATATTtaacatttataaattaaaacaatatttgtTGGGGATGGCTGATTTTGTAACAAATTTAGCAGAATCTCTctctgttttttgttttttgtgtaTTCAACTCAAGTCTTTTTAACTAACTTTTCTATGCTTTAAATATGTAAATGTCTCTCAGCTCAAGTATCATTCATATTAAacattttctcttttcattttgCAAATtctgtataataataataaggaagACAAATAAACTGTCATAAAGCCATGTGCAACGGTTCGAGTAGAAAACCCTCTCAAACTGGTTTGCTTAGGGACCATGAATATGGAAgacaagaagaactgcatcataAGATGTCTGATTTGCTTCTGTTTTCAGCCACAGATGATGTAATTGCTTTCAAAGAGGCCGTTGAAAAAAGCAATCATGATGTCGACGAAGTAGGGTTGTGGTATGGAAGGAGGATTGGCTCAAAGGAAACGGGATATGAAGAGAGGACACCTCTTATGATTGCTTCTTTATTTGGATGCAAGGCTGTATTGTCTTATATACTTCAAACTGGTCGTGTCGATGTTAACAAAGCGTGTGGGTCGGATAGGGCTACTGCTCTTCATTGTGCTGTTTCTGGTTGCTCTGCTGCTTCTGCTGAGGTTATCAAGCTTTTGCTTGATGCATCTGCAGATGTTGGTTCTGTTGATGCCTACGGTAACCGGTGCAGTGACTTGATTGTCAAGATGCCTAATAGTGTCTCCAGTTCAAGGAAGAGGCAACTACACACCATACTAGAAGGTACTGATAATattgatgatgacgatgattTCCTTAAGGAAGTAGGTTTCCAAATGGAGAAGCAGCAACAAGATATCGGTACACCTCGAATCGAGAAAAAAGATTATCCAATTGATCTATCCTTGGCCGACATAAATAATGGAATATATAGTACAGATGAGTTTAGGATGTATATATTCAAAGTGAAGCCTTGTTCAAGGGCTTATTCTCATGATTGGACCGAGTGTCCCTTTGTTCATCCGGGGGAAAACGCAAGGCGCCGTGATCCGACAATATATCAATACACTTGTGTCCCTTGTCCCGAGTTTCGGAAGGGATCATGCAATAAAGGGGATGTTTGTGAATATGCACATGGTATTTTTGAGTGCTGGCTTCATCCTGCTCAATACAGAACAAGGATTTGCAAGGATGAGACCCAATGCACCCGAAGAGTCTGCTTTTTCGCTCATAAACCCGAGGA
Encoded proteins:
- the LOC131656379 gene encoding zinc finger CCCH domain-containing protein 66-like → MCNGSSRKPSQTGLLRDHEYGRQEELHHKMSDLLLFSATDDVIAFKEAVEKSNHDVDEVGLWYGRRIGSKETGYEERTPLMIASLFGCKAVLSYILQTGRVDVNKACGSDRATALHCAVSGCSAASAEVIKLLLDASADVGSVDAYGNRCSDLIVKMPNSVSSSRKRQLHTILEGTDNIDDDDDFLKEVGFQMEKQQQDIGTPRIEKKDYPIDLSLADINNGIYSTDEFRMYIFKVKPCSRAYSHDWTECPFVHPGENARRRDPTIYQYTCVPCPEFRKGSCNKGDVCEYAHGIFECWLHPAQYRTRICKDETQCTRRVCFFAHKPEELRPLYASTGSALPSPISYSNSPTASSMDSFTLSSPSSSIHSMSTSPLTPSAASSPAGGTMWPTQSHAAVPTLQMPRSRMKATLNARDNTEFLELENRLMQKLMIEEMTGLSFPSNKLAGVNSANLEDVLDSQIQFPTSTQVHPNVTQQLWGFSSDLTNSNVIGSPPVTLDSSLNSKIDALAQRCQSFIERSSMESFSSKLPSATSVSMEPYTNFSGWSSPDGKLDWSIRGNELNKMKKSYSFGFRNQLSNSTMVAQNDDDQNILISQESWVNSLVKDAPTVQLDPYCVEV